CTGTAAACGTGTTGGGAGCACCTGTTGCCAGCACTGTGAGGATTTCAGACTTCTCCTGCACAGAAGGCCAGCGGGTGTAACTCATAAATATCCACCAGAGAAACAGAGTGATTCCAATCCCAAACCATGTTTGTTTAGGAATAGAACGAAGACCAGCTGCTGATTTATTGAAGAGGGCTCGAAGCATTAAAAGTAATTAAGAGTATTTTGTATGATAATACTTGAACAAATTCAATCTGTCAAGAAGAATATGGAATATTAAAATTTATATGGCGTTCACTATTTAGGTCAGTAAAGCTCTCGAGAAAACTTTACTACATAGGTATCACTGTTATCAGAGAATTGTGTTTAAGGACACTATACTTGTGTACAAAAAGCATCTTTCAACTACATCATCATGAAAAAAACCTATTCGTAAGATACCTGGGTTAAACGCATAAGCTCAGTTTTGATTTCAGGTCTTGGAAACAACTGCAATCCATCTCTCAGCAGATTCAGGTATAAAAGATCCGTATCCGTTTGATCAAATTCGTCCATCAGGATTTGGGGATCAATTCCATCCATGCTTTTTACCAGGTAGAGAAGAGCATCTTCAAGAGTTCCGCTGAAAAAACCTGACTTGGTTTTCAGGTCTACTTCCAGGTCGTTACCATGAAGGGCCAGTTTCATTAAACCGCTAAGATTATAGATGCTGTAGTGAAGCGGCCGCGGCCGGCGCGTTTCATATTTTTGACGGCCGGACAAGCTTATTTGCCGGGCAATTCTGCTGCGGGTTATTTCTTCCATGTGGTGAATGGCAAAATCATTCTGATCCACAAATCGTGCAAATGTAACCACCTGCAGATCATACCACGTACCATGATTATTTTTTGATTGCATTTCCGTTTGGCCAAAATCACTGTTTCTCAGCCAATTCAGGTAGTGGGTAAACCACGCCCTGAGACCTTGTTCAATTTCAATATTCCAGTAATCAGAATATCTCAATACCGGAATGGATTCTATTACACGGATCAGCCACCAGGTATCGATCACGCCGTATGAACGTCCGGAGTTTCGGCCCTTCACCATTTGAGCATGATCCAGGTGTGGATACATGGCGGTGTTGTCATCAACGAACCAGGTTAGCAGCTGTTCAATGGCTTTATCAGCAAACTCTTCTTCACCACTCATCTTGTAAGCGTTAGTCAGGGTTTCTACGCGCTGTGCCATTTCTATCATTTTGGGCAGATCAGATTTATCGGAGCGAGTCTCCGGGTTCACTTCACCATCCTTGCGAATATAGGGTGTGCCATCTTTCGAATCAGGATCAGGCCACCAGTAGCACGCCAAACTCAGGTAGGTGCGGGGATTATTTATCAATGAATTACCGGGTTTATCGATAACAGAAACGGGGGATAGATCAAGCAGTTCTTGTGCATAATCGAAAGGAATATTCCCGGTTTCATTCATTTCAAATCGATCTGGGTCTAGATCAGCAGAGCCGGCATCAGAGCGAGTATCATTTTCAAAACAGCCAATGCTAAATAGGGATCCAAAAAGTAAAACTTCAAGAACTATTCTATTCATAAGCGCACTTGATAGAAAATTTCAGGTTACCAGTAAGCTCAAATGACTACCTGAGATATGGTTTAGATTAATTCACGAGGGCTTTGCAAAACCGTGCTTTCGTCAAATTTCGGCGTTATCGTGGAATCGAAATCCTCACGTATTGTACATACGCTCCGGTTCCGATTCCACTCTGGTCTTGAACTATGGCAAAATCCCGGGTTTTGCAAAACCCTCTTCACTTGAAATACAAATAAGCTTTTAAAACTACCTGTAATAAATATTAAAGACTATTTTGTCTTTAATTTAAAAATAAACTACATTACATGTGGATAAAAGATTTAAATCGTGC
The window above is part of the Rhodohalobacter sp. SW132 genome. Proteins encoded here:
- a CDS encoding alginate lyase family protein, with amino-acid sequence MNRIVLEVLLFGSLFSIGCFENDTRSDAGSADLDPDRFEMNETGNIPFDYAQELLDLSPVSVIDKPGNSLINNPRTYLSLACYWWPDPDSKDGTPYIRKDGEVNPETRSDKSDLPKMIEMAQRVETLTNAYKMSGEEEFADKAIEQLLTWFVDDNTAMYPHLDHAQMVKGRNSGRSYGVIDTWWLIRVIESIPVLRYSDYWNIEIEQGLRAWFTHYLNWLRNSDFGQTEMQSKNNHGTWYDLQVVTFARFVDQNDFAIHHMEEITRSRIARQISLSGRQKYETRRPRPLHYSIYNLSGLMKLALHGNDLEVDLKTKSGFFSGTLEDALLYLVKSMDGIDPQILMDEFDQTDTDLLYLNLLRDGLQLFPRPEIKTELMRLTQVSYE